One genomic region from Terriglobales bacterium encodes:
- a CDS encoding endonuclease MutS2 — MSELPQPLSHTSSRVLEFDVLRDVLRGHAWSSLGKGRVDSLFPTHDRGWIQNQQQMAAEIRQLLRAGGSFDFCDLRDPKQLLEQATIEGAALEPSQIREILLVADRADEWSAIIANPPSKLRPNESGLEKPWPAIAQLSSGLVDFTELLRAFRHKILPDGTLDDHASPALAQIRRDIDKQRRLISQSLQSYLRRLSEEGAVQEDLITIRGERFVIPVKIEQKKRVQGVVHGMSSSGQTVFIEPLETIEQNNELVRLLEEEQTEIHRILLEMTRRLGEQAPAIALATEILAEVELQFAKARFAEEYNCTTVTLGENALFLHNARHPLLERNLKAKHGSVVPISVELSGEARQLVITGPNTGGKTVSLKTIGLLALMAQSGVPVPAEKAELPVFDNVLADIGDYQSIEQNLSTFSAHVTNIDSISRTATPDSLVLLDELGSATDPEEGAALAVAIADHFRRLGAISIISTHHTSLKVYGANTAGVLNAAVGFDERTLQPTYELRMGVPGASAGINIAGRLGLNSAIVEAARARLGTQTQDVARFLDKLHAELRQAEGERTRLHAREQELEREKQRLAAEGLKEQKAKLREMEKKLENVMQDFEYRVRETVNAVQDRAMSMKLSKDAERRIAKMRRELREQFDQTVVAHTSGADVGDPNARPQLVQHVSEGDTVQLRSLGRNAVVRRKLDGDMFEVEAGIMKMKIPRADIAAVVARASDSPVKVARAHGVNVQLDRDESVPAEINVIGQTVDDATREVEKFVDRAFLAGMPRVRIVHGSGMGILRKALRQYLQSHPHVASVSEPPQNEGGGGATVVDLRL, encoded by the coding sequence ATGTCTGAATTGCCACAGCCTCTTTCCCACACTAGCTCCCGCGTTCTCGAATTTGACGTGCTGCGCGATGTGCTGCGCGGTCATGCCTGGTCTTCATTGGGCAAGGGTCGGGTGGATTCCCTATTTCCCACCCACGATCGTGGCTGGATCCAGAATCAGCAGCAAATGGCTGCCGAGATCCGGCAACTTCTGCGCGCCGGCGGCAGCTTTGATTTTTGCGACCTGCGGGATCCCAAGCAACTGCTGGAGCAAGCTACGATCGAGGGCGCTGCGCTGGAGCCCAGCCAGATCCGCGAGATCCTGCTGGTTGCCGACCGGGCGGACGAGTGGAGCGCAATTATCGCGAATCCGCCCTCGAAGTTGCGCCCCAATGAGTCAGGTTTAGAAAAACCGTGGCCTGCGATTGCGCAGCTCTCATCCGGCCTCGTCGATTTCACTGAACTCCTTCGGGCGTTTCGCCACAAAATTCTCCCCGACGGTACCCTCGATGATCACGCCTCGCCGGCGCTGGCGCAGATCCGTCGGGACATCGACAAGCAGCGGCGGTTGATCTCGCAGTCCCTGCAAAGTTATCTCCGGCGGTTGTCGGAAGAGGGAGCGGTACAGGAAGACTTGATCACCATTCGCGGCGAGCGCTTCGTCATTCCCGTGAAAATCGAGCAGAAGAAGCGCGTGCAGGGCGTGGTGCACGGGATGAGCTCCAGCGGCCAGACGGTGTTCATCGAGCCTCTGGAAACCATCGAGCAAAACAACGAATTGGTTCGGCTGCTCGAAGAAGAGCAGACAGAGATTCACCGCATCTTGCTGGAGATGACTCGCCGCCTGGGGGAGCAGGCTCCTGCGATCGCCCTGGCGACTGAGATTCTCGCTGAAGTTGAGCTACAGTTCGCTAAAGCACGCTTTGCGGAGGAGTACAACTGCACGACTGTGACTTTGGGCGAGAACGCGTTGTTCCTGCACAATGCCCGCCATCCACTCCTGGAACGCAACCTGAAGGCCAAGCACGGTTCGGTGGTTCCGATCAGCGTGGAACTCTCCGGCGAAGCTCGCCAACTGGTAATCACCGGTCCTAATACGGGCGGTAAGACCGTCTCGCTGAAGACCATTGGCCTGCTCGCGCTGATGGCGCAGTCGGGAGTGCCGGTGCCCGCCGAAAAAGCAGAACTGCCGGTTTTTGACAACGTACTGGCCGATATCGGCGATTACCAGTCGATCGAGCAGAACCTTTCAACTTTTTCTGCTCACGTCACCAACATTGATTCCATTTCCCGCACGGCTACCCCGGATTCGCTGGTGCTGCTGGATGAATTGGGTTCGGCTACCGACCCCGAGGAAGGTGCGGCGCTCGCGGTGGCGATCGCCGATCACTTTCGCCGCCTGGGAGCAATCAGCATCATTTCGACCCACCACACTTCCCTGAAAGTCTATGGCGCGAATACCGCGGGCGTGCTCAACGCGGCAGTTGGCTTCGACGAGCGGACTCTGCAACCTACTTATGAGTTGCGCATGGGAGTTCCTGGGGCTTCAGCAGGAATCAATATCGCCGGAAGACTGGGATTGAACTCGGCGATCGTTGAAGCAGCTCGCGCTCGGCTGGGCACCCAAACACAGGACGTCGCTCGTTTTCTGGATAAGCTGCACGCTGAGTTACGCCAAGCAGAAGGAGAGCGGACTCGACTCCATGCTCGCGAGCAGGAATTGGAGCGCGAAAAGCAGCGGCTTGCCGCTGAAGGCCTGAAAGAGCAAAAGGCGAAGCTGCGTGAAATGGAGAAGAAGCTTGAGAATGTAATGCAGGATTTCGAGTACCGCGTGCGCGAAACGGTCAACGCGGTGCAGGACCGGGCCATGTCGATGAAGCTCTCCAAAGACGCGGAGCGCCGCATTGCCAAAATGCGCCGCGAGCTGCGCGAGCAGTTCGATCAGACGGTGGTAGCACATACTTCCGGTGCCGACGTGGGCGATCCAAATGCGCGCCCACAACTCGTGCAGCATGTCTCGGAAGGCGACACCGTGCAATTGCGCTCTCTCGGACGAAACGCAGTGGTGAGGCGGAAGCTGGACGGTGACATGTTCGAGGTGGAAGCGGGAATCATGAAGATGAAGATCCCACGCGCCGATATTGCTGCTGTGGTTGCCCGAGCCTCGGACAGTCCAGTGAAAGTGGCGCGCGCGCATGGTGTCAATGTTCAACTTGATCGAGACGAGAGCGTGCCTGCGGAGATCAATGTGATCGGGCAGACAGTGGACGATGCCACCCGCGAAGTGGAGAAGTTCGTAGATCGAGCGTTCTTGGCAGGTATGCCGCGGGTACGCATCGTGCACGGCAGCGGCATGGGCATTCTGCGCAAGGCTTTGCGCCAGTATCTGCAGTCGCATCCGCACGTGGCGTCTGTCAGCGAACCGCCGCAGAATGAGGGCGGAGGCGGGGCCACGGTGGTGGATTTGAGGCTCTGA
- a CDS encoding DUF2905 domain-containing protein, producing MGGLGKLLILAGGLLILLGLLFVVAGRWNLPLGRLPGDISYRGKHTVFYFPLTSSILVSIVLSLLFYLISRISK from the coding sequence ATGGGTGGTTTAGGCAAGCTTCTGATCCTTGCAGGCGGGTTGCTGATCCTGCTGGGACTGCTATTCGTGGTAGCTGGCCGCTGGAATCTTCCGCTCGGCCGCCTTCCGGGCGACATCTCTTATCGGGGCAAGCACACCGTCTTTTACTTTCCACTAACCAGCTCGATCCTTGTAAGCATTGTGCTCTCATTGCTGTTTTACCTGATCAGCCGTATCAGCAAGTAA
- the xseA gene encoding exodeoxyribonuclease VII large subunit, translated as MSLGDQLGFTFQTARRVWTVAELMSAVRTQLEREYTDVWVEGEISNFRPAESGHIYFTLKDDNSQLRAVIFRSQARLLRFRPENGLQVIARGRITVYEARGEMQLTAEYLEPKGAGALQVAFEQLKAKLAAEGLFEASRKKPIPALPRRIGIVTSPRGAAIQDILNVLRRRHESVSVLIYPAQVQGEAAPSEISAGIRYFNRTRNVDVILVARGGGSLEDLAAFNHEGLARVAAASTLPVISAIGHETDFTILDFAADLRAPTPSAAAELVVQSKHEIENRVLNLRQRLGRAARYRVLQMRQRLTELAQHGAFRGMVDAIRRRQQRLDELAFRLTTVQANHLRKNHRRLDVAAARLRHHDLGRRLLYISRELASRLGALSGATRSQLQRKRARLEQLSAQLQALSPTNILERGYALVFNAAGELVKDAEQVRAGEEITAQVAKGKIGAVVRDRKP; from the coding sequence ATGTCCCTGGGCGACCAGTTAGGCTTCACCTTCCAAACCGCGCGTCGGGTGTGGACCGTAGCCGAACTGATGTCGGCCGTCCGCACGCAACTGGAGCGTGAGTACACCGACGTCTGGGTGGAAGGAGAGATTTCCAATTTCCGTCCAGCCGAGTCCGGACACATCTACTTCACGCTTAAGGATGACAACTCGCAATTGCGGGCGGTGATCTTCCGCTCCCAGGCACGACTGCTTCGCTTCCGTCCGGAAAATGGGCTGCAAGTAATCGCGCGAGGACGAATTACCGTCTACGAAGCCCGCGGCGAGATGCAGTTGACTGCCGAGTATCTGGAACCGAAAGGAGCGGGCGCGCTGCAGGTCGCCTTCGAGCAATTGAAGGCCAAGCTGGCGGCCGAAGGACTGTTTGAGGCATCCCGAAAGAAGCCGATTCCAGCCCTGCCCCGACGTATTGGAATTGTTACCTCGCCGCGAGGAGCGGCTATCCAGGACATCCTGAATGTTCTCCGCCGCCGTCACGAATCGGTTTCCGTGTTGATTTACCCGGCGCAGGTTCAGGGGGAGGCGGCGCCCTCAGAAATCAGCGCAGGAATTCGTTACTTCAACCGCACCCGCAACGTGGACGTCATCCTGGTTGCCCGTGGTGGCGGATCGCTGGAGGACCTTGCGGCTTTCAATCACGAAGGTCTGGCGCGCGTGGCGGCGGCATCGACTCTTCCCGTAATCTCGGCGATCGGGCACGAGACGGATTTCACGATCCTTGATTTTGCCGCTGATCTGCGGGCTCCAACCCCATCCGCGGCTGCGGAATTGGTGGTGCAATCGAAACATGAGATTGAGAATCGAGTATTAAACCTGCGCCAGCGGCTGGGTCGCGCGGCTCGGTATCGAGTCTTGCAGATGCGCCAGCGGCTTACGGAATTGGCGCAGCACGGCGCCTTCCGCGGGATGGTGGATGCAATTCGACGCCGTCAACAGCGCCTTGACGAGCTCGCTTTCCGCCTGACCACCGTACAGGCAAACCATCTGCGGAAGAATCATCGACGGCTTGATGTCGCGGCCGCCAGGCTGCGGCATCACGATCTGGGGCGCAGACTGCTATACATCTCCCGCGAACTGGCGAGCCGGCTGGGCGCGCTCTCCGGCGCCACCCGTTCGCAATTGCAACGCAAGCGGGCCAGGCTGGAACAACTGAGCGCTCAACTCCAGGCGCTCTCCCCTACGAACATTCTGGAGCGCGGATACGCGCTCGTGTTCAATGCTGCCGGCGAACTAGTGAAAGACGCAGAACAGGTAAGAGCAGGCGAAGAAATTACCGCTCAGGTCGCGAAAGGGAAAATCGGCGCGGTGGTCCGTGATCGCAAACCCTAA
- the cdaA gene encoding diadenylate cyclase CdaA translates to MPHIFGHLPHMSLTSVIDILLVTVLIYEFLALIKGTRAVPVLVGVGFVALAFYVAHVAELRAVNFLMGNLLPYAIFALIVVFQNEIRHALAKIGRKLTFSRSNHGMAEAYDDIVLAANLFSQSQTGALVVIEREIGLRTYIESGVPLDAKLSYDLLATIFRPSAPLHDGAVIVQKDRIAAAACFLPLSMNPVLSTQLGTRHRAGIGITEETDAVAVIVSEETGAISLAVAGNVERDLTVEYLRERLGELLRRYVPPMALPAPLGRPEPEEPTEESRDSSQSRAGSAGEGTHGV, encoded by the coding sequence ATGCCGCACATTTTTGGGCACTTACCGCACATGTCTCTCACTTCGGTGATCGACATCCTGCTGGTTACAGTGCTCATTTACGAATTCCTCGCGCTGATCAAGGGCACACGCGCCGTACCAGTGCTTGTCGGAGTGGGATTCGTGGCGCTGGCGTTCTACGTGGCTCACGTTGCCGAGCTGCGGGCGGTGAATTTCCTGATGGGCAATCTGCTGCCCTACGCCATCTTTGCGCTCATCGTTGTATTCCAGAACGAAATTCGGCACGCCTTGGCGAAGATCGGGCGCAAGCTGACTTTCTCCCGTAGCAATCATGGCATGGCCGAGGCCTACGATGACATAGTGCTCGCCGCCAACCTGTTCTCCCAGAGCCAGACGGGGGCCTTGGTGGTGATCGAGCGTGAAATCGGCCTGCGTACTTACATTGAGAGCGGAGTTCCACTCGACGCCAAGCTCTCCTATGATCTGCTGGCGACGATTTTCCGTCCCAGCGCACCCTTGCACGACGGCGCGGTCATCGTGCAGAAGGACCGTATCGCGGCTGCGGCGTGCTTTTTGCCGCTCTCGATGAATCCGGTGCTTTCTACTCAGCTGGGCACTCGTCATCGCGCAGGAATTGGAATTACCGAGGAAACAGATGCGGTGGCGGTGATCGTTTCCGAAGAAACCGGCGCGATAAGCCTCGCGGTAGCTGGCAATGTCGAGCGCGATCTCACCGTAGAATATCTGCGCGAGCGGCTGGGAGAACTTCTCCGCCGCTACGTTCCGCCCATGGCCCTTCCGGCTCCTTTGGGGAGGCCGGAACCAGAAGAACCTACCGAGGAGAGCCGCGATTCTTCCCAAAGCCGTGCCGGCTCGGCAGGCGAAGGCACCCATGGAGTCTGA
- a CDS encoding CdaR family protein, which produces MVEFIHRYVLHNIGLKLISLVAATLLWMAIAREPMEEVTLSVPIEYQNAPTNLEISTDALPQLQVRVSGPSSRIHSLRPAEVHAVIDLVGAKPGERTYDLSTSRVRVPRDMQVVQVIPSQFRVSFDNRATRRVRVEPRVVGSSAPGFNLEQVVPDPDAVTIVGPEKHVAEVDSVVTDPVDASGLMGKATFTTHVYISDPLVRLASPSTVHVTVTTGRGH; this is translated from the coding sequence ATGGTGGAATTTATCCATCGTTATGTGCTGCACAACATCGGACTGAAGCTGATCTCCCTTGTGGCGGCAACGCTGTTGTGGATGGCCATCGCCCGTGAGCCGATGGAGGAAGTCACGCTCAGCGTTCCTATTGAATACCAGAATGCTCCAACGAACCTCGAGATCAGCACTGATGCACTGCCCCAGCTGCAGGTGCGGGTAAGTGGGCCCTCCAGCCGGATACACTCCTTGCGTCCCGCCGAGGTGCACGCGGTAATCGATTTGGTGGGAGCAAAGCCCGGCGAACGCACTTACGATCTCAGCACCTCGCGGGTTCGCGTACCCCGAGATATGCAGGTTGTGCAGGTGATTCCCAGCCAATTCCGCGTCAGCTTCGATAATCGCGCCACTCGAAGAGTGCGGGTCGAACCACGAGTGGTGGGAAGCTCAGCCCCGGGATTCAATCTGGAGCAAGTCGTGCCGGATCCCGATGCTGTTACCATCGTCGGCCCGGAGAAGCACGTTGCTGAAGTTGATTCTGTTGTTACCGATCCCGTCGATGCCAGCGGATTGATGGGGAAAGCAACTTTCACTACTCACGTGTACATTTCCGATCCCCTGGTGCGATTGGCTAGTCCGTCGACGGTACATGTTACTGTGACAACCGGGCGGGGACATTAG
- the glmM gene encoding phosphoglucosamine mutase codes for MRMLFGTDGIRGVAGEPPLDCNTVFAVGVALGQHLTRSHRNPRAVIGQDTRESSCWIAEVVTKGLESAGVRVTSAGIITTPGVAFLARQAFEAGIVISASHNPWTDNGIKVFGHDGYKLSDEVEEQIEESIFKLLHGRSQESTVASAAMSKAPESVGTHPELLSQYVDWLSQQVRGADLSGLTVLVDCANGAATPVAHRVFQACRIRADYLHDTPNGRNINEASGALHPEVVAAVVSAANGKYDLGVTFDGDADRALFCDAAGRVVNGDAVLLLAGREMQSRGTLKGNAIVATTMSNMGLEVALKHSGIRMLRAPVGDKYVLEQMHSTGATLGGEQSGHIIFRDGDATTGDGLLTALRVMRAVAACGKPLSELVADLRVFPQVIRNVRVREKKPLDQLSEVSTVIRQAESELNGSGRVVVRYSGTEALARVMVEAESEEKMKRLTEAIAGAIQKAIGV; via the coding sequence ATGAGGATGCTTTTTGGAACCGACGGAATCCGTGGTGTGGCGGGAGAGCCGCCCCTGGACTGCAACACAGTTTTCGCTGTTGGGGTTGCGCTTGGCCAGCATCTGACGCGGAGCCATCGAAATCCACGTGCGGTAATCGGGCAGGACACTCGCGAATCAAGTTGCTGGATCGCGGAGGTCGTCACCAAAGGTCTGGAATCCGCCGGGGTGCGGGTGACTAGCGCTGGCATCATCACTACCCCCGGGGTGGCATTTTTGGCGCGCCAGGCCTTTGAGGCGGGGATCGTTATTTCGGCGTCGCACAATCCGTGGACTGACAATGGCATCAAGGTATTCGGGCACGACGGCTACAAGCTGTCCGATGAGGTTGAAGAGCAGATCGAAGAGAGCATCTTCAAGCTGTTGCATGGCCGCAGCCAGGAATCGACTGTGGCCAGCGCGGCGATGTCCAAGGCTCCGGAGTCGGTCGGCACTCATCCTGAGCTGCTTTCGCAGTATGTCGATTGGCTCAGCCAGCAGGTGAGGGGGGCAGACTTATCAGGACTCACTGTGCTCGTTGATTGCGCCAACGGAGCGGCGACCCCGGTAGCGCATCGTGTTTTTCAAGCTTGCCGAATTCGAGCGGACTATCTGCACGACACGCCGAACGGCCGCAACATCAACGAAGCCAGCGGAGCGCTGCATCCTGAAGTTGTGGCCGCAGTTGTTTCTGCGGCGAATGGCAAGTACGACCTGGGTGTTACCTTCGACGGCGATGCAGATCGTGCCTTATTCTGTGATGCCGCAGGAAGAGTCGTGAATGGTGACGCGGTGCTTTTGCTGGCAGGACGCGAGATGCAATCCCGGGGCACACTCAAGGGAAACGCAATTGTGGCGACCACGATGTCCAACATGGGCCTGGAGGTTGCACTCAAGCACTCTGGCATCCGCATGCTGCGCGCTCCCGTGGGCGACAAGTACGTCCTCGAGCAGATGCATAGCACCGGCGCGACTCTGGGCGGCGAGCAGTCCGGCCACATCATCTTTCGCGACGGCGACGCCACGACTGGCGATGGCCTACTGACAGCTTTGCGGGTGATGCGAGCCGTGGCTGCTTGCGGCAAGCCGCTAAGCGAGTTGGTCGCTGACCTAAGAGTGTTTCCACAAGTGATCCGTAACGTGCGGGTGCGCGAAAAGAAGCCGCTGGATCAGCTTTCGGAGGTGAGCACCGTGATCCGGCAGGCGGAATCTGAACTCAACGGTAGTGGCCGCGTAGTCGTTCGCTACTCGGGGACGGAGGCGCTGGCGCGGGTGATGGTGGAAGCAGAGTCGGAAGAGAAGATGAAGCGGCTCACGGAAGCCATTGCGGGGGCGATTCAGAAAGCGATCGGAGTGTGA
- the polA gene encoding DNA polymerase I yields MPQLTDEKLDASPPAALTPEAKGRVFLIDAFSFIFRAYHAMARARGMSTKTGIPTSASYVFINMLRKLRDDFHPEYLAAIFDPAGPTFRDTQAATVTAVRKFDLKTQTFQEIEYKGYKANRKEMPGDLAQQIPYIRRALEAYRIPILEVAGFEADDVIGTLACQAAELSYPVYVVSSDKDMLQLVNEKVLVLNPPKDNLIADRAKVEEILGVPPERVIDVMALRGDSIDNIPGAPGIGDKGSVDLIQRFGTVEAALDRAQEVERKTYRESLLQNRENILWSKQLATIDCNVPITLDLEPMRSADPKIGELRALFTELEFTSLLKDLVSGIDLSQTDYRDAKSPKEVADALSALPAGAALAVALDFTADGGETGTPDESLTESDEEQAPLLVAATMAAPPTVRNIAVSPTSGKAWVINWDDAPTAAKLKSILSDPGIPKSVHDYKSAMQALEQRGIALAGVRDEPMLYSYLLDPTYSSHRLPEIALRKFNLNLSGSLAESADVTYRFAESLRKEIEQAGLAAVYRDIDLPLLPVLAGMEKTGVKIDCDVLAEMSRRLDREIGAVARKIYDAAGTEFNINSPRKLGDVLFNQLNLPKPVKYGKGKMISTAVDVLEALALQHEVPKLVLEYRQLSKLKSTYVDALPALLNQCTQRLHTTFDQTNTATGRLSSKNPNLQNIPIRTELGREIRAAFIAEPGCVLMSADYSQIELRLLAHFSEDKLLVDAFRRGDDIHTLTAAQVFGVPPLMVNAEHRRRAKVVNFGIVYGLSAFGLSQQLSIEPKEAKQFIDAYFEKYYGVRAFIDRTLDAARRDQRVRTLFGRIRPIPDINSKNANQRGFAERTAVNTPLQGTAADLIKLAMIQIDAELRERKLKSRMTLQVHDELVFEVPEDEVEIMRRLVREKMENVHPLRVPLLVELGVGPNWRDLE; encoded by the coding sequence GTGCCGCAGCTAACCGACGAAAAGCTTGATGCAAGCCCGCCAGCCGCGCTCACCCCCGAGGCCAAAGGCCGCGTCTTTCTCATTGACGCCTTTTCGTTCATCTTCCGCGCCTACCACGCCATGGCCCGTGCGCGGGGAATGTCTACCAAGACCGGCATTCCCACCAGCGCCAGCTACGTGTTCATCAATATGCTGCGCAAGCTTCGGGACGACTTCCATCCCGAGTACCTGGCGGCCATCTTCGATCCTGCCGGCCCTACTTTTCGGGACACCCAGGCCGCAACAGTCACCGCGGTCCGCAAGTTTGATCTGAAGACACAGACCTTTCAGGAAATCGAGTACAAGGGCTACAAGGCCAATCGCAAAGAGATGCCCGGCGACCTGGCGCAGCAGATTCCCTACATCCGGCGGGCACTGGAGGCATATCGCATTCCGATACTCGAAGTGGCGGGCTTCGAAGCCGATGACGTCATCGGTACACTGGCATGCCAGGCTGCGGAGCTCTCTTATCCGGTTTATGTCGTGTCCAGCGACAAAGACATGCTGCAGCTGGTCAATGAAAAAGTCCTCGTTCTGAACCCGCCCAAGGACAACCTGATCGCCGACCGCGCCAAGGTAGAGGAAATCCTGGGCGTGCCACCGGAGCGTGTGATAGACGTGATGGCGCTACGCGGAGATTCGATCGACAACATTCCTGGCGCTCCGGGCATTGGTGATAAAGGCTCGGTCGATCTCATCCAGCGCTTTGGCACGGTCGAAGCGGCGCTGGATCGTGCCCAGGAGGTCGAGCGGAAAACATATCGCGAGTCGTTGCTGCAGAATCGCGAGAACATTCTGTGGAGCAAGCAGCTGGCGACGATCGATTGCAACGTACCGATCACGCTCGATCTCGAGCCCATGCGCTCGGCCGATCCCAAAATCGGAGAGCTGAGGGCCCTGTTCACAGAACTGGAGTTTACTTCTCTGCTGAAAGATCTGGTCTCCGGTATCGACCTGAGCCAGACCGACTATCGCGATGCTAAATCGCCGAAGGAAGTTGCGGATGCACTGTCTGCGCTACCTGCCGGTGCTGCGCTGGCAGTGGCATTAGACTTCACGGCGGACGGCGGCGAGACTGGAACGCCGGACGAGTCTTTGACCGAATCCGACGAGGAACAAGCCCCGCTGCTGGTAGCCGCCACAATGGCGGCACCGCCCACGGTTAGGAATATTGCCGTCTCACCAACGTCTGGCAAAGCGTGGGTCATCAACTGGGATGATGCACCCACCGCAGCCAAGTTGAAATCCATTCTCTCAGATCCCGGGATTCCCAAGTCGGTGCACGACTACAAGAGCGCCATGCAGGCCCTGGAGCAGCGCGGGATTGCGCTTGCCGGTGTGCGCGATGAGCCCATGCTCTACTCCTATCTTCTCGATCCAACGTACTCCAGCCATCGCCTGCCGGAAATTGCGCTGCGGAAATTCAATCTTAATCTCTCAGGATCGCTGGCCGAATCAGCTGATGTTACGTATCGCTTTGCCGAATCCTTGCGCAAAGAAATAGAGCAGGCTGGACTGGCTGCGGTCTATCGCGACATCGATCTCCCTCTGCTTCCCGTGCTCGCCGGCATGGAAAAAACCGGAGTCAAGATTGACTGCGATGTGCTGGCGGAGATGTCCAGGCGCCTGGACCGCGAGATCGGTGCGGTCGCGCGAAAGATCTATGACGCGGCTGGCACGGAGTTCAACATCAATTCTCCGCGGAAGCTCGGGGATGTGCTCTTCAATCAGCTCAATCTGCCCAAGCCCGTGAAATATGGCAAGGGCAAGATGATTTCTACGGCGGTGGACGTCCTCGAAGCGTTGGCTCTGCAACACGAAGTGCCGAAGCTGGTGCTCGAATATCGCCAGCTGTCCAAGTTGAAATCCACCTACGTGGATGCCCTGCCTGCGTTGTTGAACCAATGCACTCAGCGGTTGCACACTACGTTCGATCAGACCAACACCGCGACGGGACGCCTGTCTTCCAAAAATCCCAACCTGCAGAACATTCCCATTCGCACCGAACTGGGTCGCGAGATTCGTGCTGCATTCATCGCTGAACCCGGCTGCGTGCTGATGTCGGCGGACTATTCGCAGATCGAGCTTCGCCTGCTGGCTCACTTTTCGGAAGACAAGCTGCTGGTGGATGCCTTCCGCCGCGGCGACGACATTCACACGCTCACCGCAGCGCAGGTGTTCGGCGTCCCTCCGCTGATGGTGAACGCCGAGCACCGCCGGCGCGCCAAGGTCGTGAATTTCGGCATCGTCTACGGATTATCGGCATTCGGTCTCTCACAGCAGCTCAGCATCGAGCCCAAGGAAGCCAAGCAGTTCATTGATGCCTACTTCGAGAAATACTACGGGGTGCGGGCGTTCATCGATCGCACGCTCGATGCAGCGCGGCGCGATCAGAGAGTGCGAACGCTCTTTGGCCGGATCCGTCCCATCCCCGACATCAACAGCAAGAACGCCAACCAGCGCGGCTTCGCCGAACGCACGGCGGTGAACACGCCTCTGCAAGGCACGGCCGCTGACCTCATCAAGCTGGCGATGATCCAGATCGACGCCGAGTTGCGGGAACGGAAGCTGAAATCGCGAATGACGCTGCAGGTCCACGACGAGCTGGTCTTCGAAGTGCCCGAAGACGAGGTGGAGATCATGCGCCGCCTCGTCCGCGAAAAGATGGAGAATGTCCATCCATTGCGAGTGCCGTTACTGGTGGAATTGGGAGTAGGGCCGAACTGGCGGGATTTAGAATGA